A single region of the Halopiger xanaduensis SH-6 genome encodes:
- a CDS encoding DUF4013 domain-containing protein, whose amino-acid sequence MLTDSLAYLTRSDELWKTSIIGGLMLLFGFLLVSLFLVWGYVVRVLERTTHGDDEVPRFEDWGEMLIDGAKASVILLAYSLVPIVVGGVLAGIATLVAGGSVDSIGAAAAAVTGLVTFATVLVVAYAVPAAITNFAVEGRLAAGFDVGDIRPILASGTYAVAWLLALGIVVAGSIVTGALNAIPFVGVVLGAIVAFYALVAASHAIGRAWFDLHPVPLEEMGNDDDEMSTERPAI is encoded by the coding sequence ATGCTAACTGACTCACTAGCCTACTTGACGCGCAGCGACGAGCTGTGGAAGACGAGCATTATCGGCGGGCTCATGCTCCTGTTCGGCTTCCTCCTCGTCTCCCTGTTCCTCGTTTGGGGATACGTCGTCCGCGTCCTCGAGCGAACGACCCACGGCGACGACGAGGTGCCCCGGTTCGAGGACTGGGGCGAGATGCTGATCGACGGCGCGAAGGCGTCGGTCATCCTCCTGGCCTACTCGCTCGTCCCGATCGTCGTCGGCGGCGTGCTGGCCGGCATCGCGACGCTCGTCGCCGGCGGTTCCGTCGACTCGATCGGCGCGGCCGCCGCGGCCGTCACCGGGCTGGTCACGTTCGCGACCGTCCTCGTCGTCGCCTACGCCGTGCCGGCGGCGATCACGAACTTCGCCGTTGAAGGCCGGCTCGCGGCGGGGTTCGACGTCGGGGACATCCGCCCGATCCTCGCGAGCGGCACCTACGCCGTCGCGTGGCTGCTCGCGCTCGGCATCGTCGTCGCCGGCTCGATCGTGACCGGCGCACTCAACGCGATCCCGTTCGTCGGCGTCGTGCTCGGTGCGATCGTCGCGTTCTACGCGCTGGTCGCGGCCTCCCACGCGATCGGCCGCGCCTGGTTCGATCTTCACCCCGTTCCCCTCGAGGAGATGGGGAACGACGACGACGAGATGTCGACGGAACGGCCGGCGATATAA
- a CDS encoding threonine synthase — translation MTTTDAFDGLECVDCGATFDAAEATHECPDCGGVLDPTYDYDAIDLDRETLESRPFDSMWRYEELLPFARESAVTMDEGATALVDCPNLADELGVERVLVKDEGRNPTGTFKDRGQTVAVTAATQHGASDVVLASAGNAGQAAAAYAGRAGLESHVFLPSRSGFTNKAMVNVHGGDMNVVGGRIGDAGAAYEEAREEHDDWYPLQTFTTPYRHEGKKTMLYEIVEQLDWETPDAICYPTGGGVGLIGMYKAATEFRELGLIDDLPALYAAQASGCAPIVEAYEEGWDEHEPVENPDTICGGLEIPDPGASPWILEAIRATDGGAVATDDPDILEAGVQVAQHAGLEMVPSSAAAASGAWELAERGEFDGDETIVILNTGSGNKEADVLRSHLMGQGI, via the coding sequence CTGACGACGACGGACGCCTTCGACGGCCTCGAGTGCGTCGACTGCGGCGCGACCTTCGACGCCGCCGAGGCGACCCACGAGTGTCCGGACTGCGGCGGGGTGCTCGATCCGACCTACGACTACGACGCGATCGATCTCGACCGCGAGACCCTCGAGTCTCGGCCGTTCGACTCGATGTGGCGCTACGAGGAACTGTTGCCGTTCGCCCGCGAGTCGGCGGTCACGATGGACGAGGGCGCGACGGCGCTGGTCGACTGCCCCAATCTGGCCGACGAACTGGGCGTCGAACGCGTCCTCGTCAAGGACGAGGGCCGGAATCCGACGGGAACGTTCAAGGACCGCGGCCAGACCGTCGCCGTGACGGCCGCGACCCAGCACGGCGCGAGCGACGTCGTCCTTGCCTCCGCCGGAAACGCGGGTCAGGCCGCCGCAGCCTACGCCGGCCGTGCGGGCCTCGAGTCGCACGTCTTTCTGCCCTCGCGTTCCGGCTTCACGAACAAGGCGATGGTCAACGTCCACGGCGGCGACATGAACGTCGTCGGGGGCCGGATCGGCGACGCCGGCGCGGCCTACGAGGAGGCCCGCGAGGAGCACGACGACTGGTACCCGCTCCAGACGTTCACTACACCCTACCGCCACGAGGGGAAGAAGACGATGCTCTACGAGATCGTCGAGCAACTCGACTGGGAAACGCCGGACGCGATCTGTTATCCGACCGGCGGCGGGGTCGGCCTGATCGGAATGTACAAGGCCGCGACCGAGTTCCGGGAACTCGGCCTGATCGACGACTTGCCGGCGCTGTACGCCGCGCAGGCGTCGGGCTGTGCCCCGATCGTCGAAGCCTACGAGGAAGGATGGGACGAACACGAACCCGTCGAGAACCCCGATACCATCTGCGGCGGCCTCGAGATCCCCGATCCGGGCGCGAGCCCGTGGATCCTCGAGGCGATCCGCGCGACCGACGGCGGCGCGGTCGCGACGGACGATCCGGACATCCTCGAGGCCGGCGTCCAAGTTGCCCAACACGCGGGCCTCGAGATGGTGCCCAGCTCCGCCGCAGCCGCGAGCGGCGCGTGGGAACTGGCCGAGCGCGGCGAGTTCGACGGCGACGAGACGATCGTCATCCTCAACACGGGCTCGGGCAACAAGGAGGCCGACGTGCTGCGGAGCCACCTGATGGGACAGGGTATCTAA
- a CDS encoding phosphoglycerol geranylgeranyltransferase: MTAPWADWDHILKIDPDKDLPDGVTYGDLCATGTDAIEVGGTMGITEENMADVIAACAEHDVPLYQEPSSPDVVIEDDALDGYLIPTVFNAGSPFWITGAHKEWVRLDRDLDWERTSTEAYIVMNPEADVATYTEADCDLEADEVAAYATVAERMFGQEIVYLEYSGTLGDEEIVEAASEATDESTLFYGGGIHDYDSAYSMAQYADVIVVGDLAHEEGIDAVRETVDAASDA; this comes from the coding sequence ATGACTGCTCCCTGGGCCGACTGGGACCACATTCTGAAGATCGATCCGGACAAGGACCTCCCCGACGGCGTCACCTACGGCGACCTCTGTGCGACCGGGACCGACGCCATCGAGGTCGGCGGCACCATGGGGATCACCGAGGAGAACATGGCCGACGTCATCGCGGCCTGCGCCGAACACGACGTCCCCCTCTACCAGGAACCCTCGAGTCCGGACGTCGTCATCGAGGACGACGCGCTGGACGGCTACCTCATTCCGACCGTCTTCAACGCCGGCTCGCCGTTCTGGATCACCGGCGCGCACAAGGAGTGGGTCCGCCTCGACCGGGACCTCGACTGGGAGCGAACCTCGACGGAGGCCTACATCGTGATGAACCCCGAGGCCGACGTGGCGACCTACACCGAAGCCGACTGCGACTTGGAGGCCGACGAGGTCGCCGCCTACGCGACCGTCGCCGAGCGCATGTTCGGCCAGGAGATCGTCTACCTCGAGTACTCCGGCACGCTCGGCGACGAGGAGATCGTCGAAGCCGCGAGCGAGGCGACCGACGAGTCGACGCTGTTCTACGGCGGCGGCATCCACGACTACGACTCCGCCTACTCGATGGCGCAGTACGCCGACGTCATCGTGGTCGGCGACCTCGCGCACGAGGAGGGTATCGACGCGGTGCGCGAGACGGTCGACGCCGCGTCGGACGCCTGA
- a CDS encoding helix-turn-helix domain-containing protein, with protein sequence MSVRVAFEAASPKLLLGPTLEAMPSLDVTLERQYALDPAQPVAFCRMRCDDHERLERALAADGTVAEFERLDRSNDRARFRVTRSESGGGSDLGSGPESAPDVVGAYRRWVSVGGELLGGRATNGRWEIDMRFPDREAFTDYHEFLAAHDVEFELHRLADGPSAQSDDAVVTDSQREALALALEHGFFDVPRETGLTTIAETLEISEQAVSERLRRGQARLVEEYVVTD encoded by the coding sequence ATGAGTGTCCGCGTGGCGTTCGAAGCGGCGTCGCCGAAGCTCCTGCTCGGGCCGACGCTCGAGGCGATGCCGTCGCTCGACGTGACCCTCGAACGCCAGTACGCGCTCGATCCGGCGCAGCCGGTCGCCTTCTGCCGGATGCGGTGCGACGATCACGAGCGCCTCGAGCGAGCGCTCGCGGCCGACGGAACGGTGGCGGAGTTCGAGCGACTGGATCGGTCGAACGATCGCGCGCGCTTTCGCGTGACGCGGAGTGAGTCGGGGGGCGGGTCCGACCTCGGATCAGGACCCGAATCCGCCCCCGACGTCGTCGGTGCGTACCGTCGCTGGGTATCGGTCGGCGGCGAACTGCTCGGCGGGCGAGCCACGAACGGTCGGTGGGAGATCGACATGCGGTTTCCCGACCGGGAGGCCTTCACGGACTACCACGAGTTTCTCGCGGCTCACGACGTCGAGTTCGAACTCCACCGTCTCGCGGACGGCCCGAGCGCACAGTCCGACGACGCGGTCGTCACCGACTCCCAGCGAGAGGCCCTTGCGCTCGCGCTCGAGCACGGCTTTTTCGACGTCCCGCGCGAGACGGGACTGACGACGATCGCCGAGACGCTCGAAATATCGGAGCAGGCCGTCAGCGAACGGCTTCGCCGGGGGCAGGCGCGGCTGGTCGAGGAGTACGTCGTCACCGACTAA
- a CDS encoding HalOD1 output domain-containing protein — translation MATQSSQSADDEPPSVRVARELAARDGVDPTELSPPLYHSLDTAALDALFEPTRRGGLRHGRITFAYNEKWVTVHDDGEITVEQSGTDPETDSQ, via the coding sequence ATGGCAACACAGTCCTCCCAGTCCGCCGACGACGAACCGCCGTCGGTCAGGGTCGCTCGCGAACTCGCGGCCCGCGACGGCGTCGATCCGACGGAGCTGTCGCCGCCGCTGTACCACAGCCTCGATACGGCTGCGTTGGACGCCCTCTTCGAACCGACACGGCGCGGTGGACTCCGACACGGCCGCATCACGTTCGCCTACAACGAAAAATGGGTAACTGTCCACGACGACGGCGAGATAACGGTCGAGCAGTCCGGCACTGATCCGGAGACCGACTCCCAATGA
- a CDS encoding helix-turn-helix domain-containing protein: MRYATVVLTWADGRLNAIDDAFARSDAVSIEAIRHLNPVGDDRYVELLELRGDLERARELLDDSPDALEYDVTGDRGRGVAYVQCRTVGPVDALLAILDEHELVLDWPMTYVDAGDAGTDRGLEVTAVGTSRSIQRAAAALPEGIDLDLRRMGEYEPDAGGFAPTLTDRQRELFELALEDGYYEIPRETTHRELAAKLDLAAGTVGEHLQRIEAKLAASYASAPSMR, encoded by the coding sequence ATGAGGTACGCCACCGTCGTCCTAACGTGGGCCGACGGCCGGCTCAACGCGATCGACGACGCCTTCGCCCGCAGCGACGCGGTTTCGATCGAGGCGATCCGCCACCTGAACCCGGTCGGCGACGATCGGTACGTCGAACTCCTCGAGCTCCGGGGCGACCTCGAGCGCGCGCGAGAACTGCTCGACGACTCGCCGGACGCCCTCGAGTACGACGTCACCGGCGACCGCGGCCGCGGCGTCGCCTACGTGCAGTGTCGAACCGTCGGCCCGGTCGACGCGCTGCTCGCCATCCTCGACGAGCACGAACTCGTCCTCGACTGGCCGATGACGTACGTCGACGCGGGCGACGCCGGCACCGACCGCGGCCTCGAGGTGACGGCGGTCGGCACCAGCCGCTCGATCCAGCGCGCGGCCGCGGCCCTCCCCGAGGGGATCGACCTCGACCTGCGCCGGATGGGCGAGTACGAGCCCGACGCCGGCGGGTTCGCGCCGACGCTGACCGACCGCCAGCGGGAGCTGTTCGAACTCGCGCTCGAGGATGGCTACTACGAGATTCCCCGCGAGACGACCCACCGCGAACTCGCCGCGAAACTCGATCTCGCGGCCGGAACGGTCGGCGAGCACCTCCAGCGGATCGAAGCGAAGTTAGCCGCGTCGTACGCGTCCGCGCCGTCGATGCGGTAG
- a CDS encoding cytochrome P450 — translation MSSDVPAITDERPDGPDGLPIVGNQLAFLRDPYGFMTRTAREYGDIAYWEDPGGPVFQLNHPEYIEQVLVQNNQNYVKGDRFQQTLGPLTGNGILNSEGAVWRRNRHLIQPAFHPDRIREYATMMTDFAEDALADWEDGQTRHVHEDMMEVTLKIVARALFGTDIDEHVDTVGSALEEFMEATESLANFVLPPQVPTPARRRIERARENLDEVVYQLIEQRRANPTDRDVISKLLEVTDEEGEAMSTEQIRDEVVTLLLAGHETTALSLTLTFYVLAKNPSVEETLVAELEDVLGDDAPTMDDLSELTYTEKVVKESMRLYPPVPGIIREAVKPDVIGGYEIPAGASVRMHQWVVHRDPRWYDDPLAFHPERWTDEMESDLPKLAYFPFAAGPRRCIGDRFAMLEARLILATVYRDYHLELEPGTDLDLRATITARPKHEIPMTVRER, via the coding sequence ATGAGTAGCGACGTCCCCGCGATCACTGACGAGCGTCCGGACGGTCCCGACGGGTTACCGATCGTCGGCAACCAGCTGGCCTTTCTCCGCGATCCGTACGGGTTCATGACCCGGACAGCACGCGAGTACGGCGACATCGCCTACTGGGAGGACCCCGGCGGCCCAGTCTTCCAACTGAACCATCCCGAGTACATCGAGCAGGTGCTCGTCCAGAACAACCAGAACTACGTCAAGGGGGACCGATTCCAGCAGACCCTCGGGCCGCTCACGGGCAACGGCATCCTGAACAGCGAGGGCGCCGTCTGGCGGCGCAACCGCCACCTGATCCAGCCGGCGTTTCACCCCGACCGAATCCGGGAGTACGCGACGATGATGACCGATTTCGCCGAAGACGCCCTCGCCGACTGGGAGGACGGCCAGACCCGGCACGTCCACGAGGACATGATGGAGGTCACGCTGAAGATCGTCGCCCGGGCGCTGTTCGGGACGGACATCGACGAGCACGTCGACACCGTCGGCTCGGCGCTCGAGGAGTTCATGGAGGCCACCGAGAGTCTCGCGAACTTCGTGCTCCCGCCGCAGGTGCCGACGCCGGCGCGGCGACGCATCGAGCGCGCCCGTGAGAACCTCGACGAAGTCGTCTATCAGCTGATCGAACAGCGACGCGCGAACCCCACCGACCGCGACGTCATCTCGAAGCTGCTCGAGGTGACCGACGAGGAGGGCGAGGCGATGTCGACCGAGCAGATCCGCGACGAGGTCGTGACGCTCCTGCTGGCCGGCCACGAGACGACGGCGCTGTCGCTGACGCTCACCTTCTACGTGCTGGCGAAGAATCCGAGCGTCGAGGAGACCCTCGTCGCCGAACTCGAGGACGTCCTCGGTGACGACGCGCCGACGATGGACGACCTGTCGGAACTGACCTACACCGAGAAGGTCGTCAAGGAATCGATGCGACTCTACCCGCCGGTGCCGGGGATCATCCGCGAGGCGGTCAAACCCGACGTCATCGGCGGGTACGAGATTCCCGCCGGCGCGTCGGTGCGGATGCACCAGTGGGTCGTCCACCGCGACCCGCGGTGGTACGACGACCCGCTCGCCTTCCATCCCGAGCGCTGGACCGACGAGATGGAATCGGACCTGCCGAAGCTCGCGTACTTCCCGTTCGCGGCCGGGCCGCGACGGTGTATCGGCGACCGGTTCGCGATGCTCGAGGCGCGGCTCATCCTCGCGACGGTCTACCGGGACTACCACCTCGAGCTCGAGCCCGGCACGGACCTCGACCTGCGGGCGACGATCACCGCGCGGCCGAAACACGAGATTCCGATGACGGTCCGCGAGCGGTAG
- a CDS encoding type II toxin-antitoxin system VapC family toxin — MVLLDETVVVDLMAGNEDAVAALEDIDWRDAAVSELTVAQIREGLPESKQTEFDAIVERLEVLPYDFPTGRTAVDEHKRLHGEDIPIDAVDAMIAGTAIEADEPVLTRKPSVFEPTEADVRTY, encoded by the coding sequence ATGGTGCTGCTTGACGAGACCGTCGTCGTCGACCTCATGGCGGGCAATGAGGACGCCGTCGCGGCGCTCGAGGATATCGACTGGCGCGACGCCGCGGTCTCGGAGCTGACGGTGGCCCAGATTCGAGAGGGACTGCCCGAATCGAAACAAACCGAGTTCGACGCGATCGTCGAGCGACTCGAGGTGCTGCCGTACGACTTCCCGACTGGCCGGACGGCGGTCGACGAGCACAAGCGCCTGCACGGCGAGGATATCCCGATCGACGCGGTCGACGCGATGATCGCCGGAACGGCAATCGAAGCCGACGAGCCCGTTCTTACGCGGAAGCCGTCGGTCTTCGAGCCGACGGAGGCGGACGTCCGGACGTACTGA
- the aspS gene encoding aspartate--tRNA(Asn) ligase — MQDRTYTADAEPGDEVTVAGWVHEIRDLGGIAFLILRDTTGKIQIKFEKEEMDDDLVETGLDVSRESVIKVSGGVEEEPRAPTGVEVTPESLEVVAPADPELPLDPSGKVDADLSTRLDNRTLDLRKDDVQSIFEIRSGVLNAVRDQFREFDCTEINTPKIVATGTEGGTELFPITYFGEEAFMNQSPQLFKQLIAGSNVERVFEIGPIFRAEEHNTPRHLNEATSIDFEGAFCDHEDAMDVAEGIVKSAYEAVQENFGDELEALGIADEFEVPEGDFPRISYEEAIERINATGELDEQLVWGDDLSTPAEEALGQDVGGHYFITDWPSEIKPFYIKDHDDDPELSTGFDLMHPRMELVSGGQREHRHEKLIEGFEQQGLDPDQFEYYTKMFKYGMPPHAGFGLGGERLLMTLLNLDNIREAVLFPRDRQRLSP, encoded by the coding sequence ATGCAGGACAGAACCTACACTGCCGACGCCGAACCGGGCGACGAGGTCACCGTCGCCGGGTGGGTCCACGAGATCCGCGACCTCGGCGGCATCGCCTTCCTGATTCTCCGCGATACGACTGGCAAGATCCAGATCAAGTTCGAGAAGGAGGAGATGGACGACGACCTCGTCGAGACCGGACTCGACGTCTCCCGCGAGAGCGTCATCAAGGTCTCCGGCGGCGTCGAGGAGGAGCCGCGCGCGCCGACGGGCGTCGAGGTCACGCCCGAGTCGCTCGAGGTCGTCGCGCCGGCCGACCCCGAACTGCCGCTCGACCCCTCCGGGAAGGTCGACGCCGACCTCTCGACCCGACTCGATAACCGCACCCTCGACCTGCGCAAGGACGACGTCCAGTCGATCTTCGAGATCCGTTCGGGCGTGCTGAACGCGGTTCGCGACCAGTTCCGCGAGTTCGACTGTACGGAGATCAACACGCCGAAGATCGTCGCCACCGGGACCGAGGGCGGCACGGAACTGTTCCCGATCACCTACTTCGGCGAGGAAGCGTTCATGAACCAGTCGCCCCAGCTGTTCAAGCAGCTGATCGCCGGCTCCAACGTCGAGCGCGTCTTCGAGATCGGCCCGATCTTCCGCGCCGAGGAGCACAACACGCCGCGACACTTGAACGAGGCGACCTCGATCGACTTCGAGGGGGCGTTCTGCGACCACGAGGACGCCATGGACGTCGCCGAGGGCATCGTCAAGTCCGCCTACGAAGCGGTTCAGGAGAACTTCGGCGACGAACTCGAGGCGCTCGGCATCGCCGACGAGTTCGAGGTGCCCGAGGGCGACTTCCCGCGCATCAGCTACGAGGAGGCCATCGAGCGCATCAACGCGACGGGCGAACTCGACGAGCAGCTCGTCTGGGGCGACGACCTCTCGACGCCGGCCGAGGAGGCGCTCGGGCAGGACGTCGGCGGCCACTACTTCATCACGGACTGGCCCAGCGAGATCAAGCCGTTCTACATCAAGGACCACGACGACGACCCCGAACTCTCGACCGGCTTCGACCTCATGCACCCGCGCATGGAACTGGTCTCGGGCGGCCAGCGCGAGCACCGCCACGAGAAGCTCATCGAGGGCTTCGAGCAGCAGGGGCTGGACCCCGACCAGTTCGAGTACTACACGAAGATGTTCAAGTACGGCATGCCGCCTCACGCCGGCTTCGGCCTCGGCGGCGAGCGCCTGCTGATGACGCTGCTCAATCTCGATAACATCCGAGAGGCTGTGCTGTTCCCGCGAGACCGTCAGCGTCTGTCGCCGTAA
- a CDS encoding cation:proton antiporter, whose product MSLYETALVIVGVAVLGTVALPRLLDNRPVSFPIVYVAFGIVVFSLPLELPAPDPLAHGTIAEHLTEIGVIVALMGAGLKIDRPPGFKRWKTAWRLLGITMPLTIAAAAVLGWWAVGLSIPTAVLLGAVIAPTDPVLAADVQVDPPQKGESDEVRFALTSEAGLNDGLAFPFTYLAIAMATAGVAPDNWLLEWLAVDVVYKIVVGVAVGWVFGYALAKFVFQYPASTQLAKAMGGAEALAATLIAYGLTELAGGYGFIAVFVAAVAIRGFERDHEYHQELHDFAEVVERLVVAALLVLFGGAIATGLFAPLTWRAALLGLALVLLVRPLAGLLGLVGYPPERNAIAFFGIRGIGSFYYLAYGVNNAEFDSSGIVWSIVGFAVLVSIVVHGVTAAPVMADLRREMPAPEATE is encoded by the coding sequence GTGTCCCTCTACGAGACCGCGCTGGTGATCGTCGGCGTCGCCGTCTTAGGGACGGTCGCGCTCCCGCGGCTGCTCGACAATCGCCCGGTCTCGTTTCCCATCGTCTACGTCGCGTTCGGCATCGTCGTCTTCTCGCTCCCGCTCGAGTTGCCCGCGCCAGATCCGCTCGCACACGGGACTATCGCGGAGCACCTGACCGAGATCGGCGTCATCGTCGCGCTGATGGGGGCGGGGTTGAAGATCGACCGGCCGCCGGGGTTCAAGCGCTGGAAGACGGCGTGGCGACTCCTCGGGATCACGATGCCGCTGACGATCGCCGCCGCGGCGGTGCTTGGCTGGTGGGCCGTCGGGCTGTCGATTCCGACGGCGGTGTTGCTCGGCGCGGTCATCGCGCCGACGGACCCGGTGCTGGCCGCCGACGTCCAGGTCGATCCGCCCCAGAAGGGCGAGAGCGACGAGGTTCGGTTCGCGCTCACCTCCGAAGCCGGGCTCAACGACGGCCTCGCGTTCCCGTTCACGTACCTCGCGATCGCGATGGCGACGGCCGGCGTCGCGCCCGATAACTGGCTCCTCGAGTGGCTCGCGGTGGACGTCGTCTACAAGATCGTCGTCGGAGTCGCGGTCGGGTGGGTGTTCGGCTACGCCCTCGCGAAGTTCGTCTTCCAGTACCCCGCGAGCACCCAGCTCGCGAAGGCGATGGGCGGCGCCGAGGCGCTCGCGGCGACGCTGATCGCCTACGGCCTGACCGAACTGGCGGGCGGCTACGGGTTTATCGCCGTCTTCGTCGCCGCGGTCGCCATCCGCGGCTTCGAGCGCGATCACGAGTACCACCAGGAACTCCACGACTTCGCCGAGGTCGTCGAGCGCCTCGTCGTCGCCGCGTTGCTCGTACTGTTCGGCGGCGCGATCGCGACGGGGCTGTTCGCGCCGCTCACGTGGCGGGCCGCGCTCCTCGGGCTCGCATTGGTTCTGCTCGTACGTCCGCTCGCGGGCCTGCTCGGACTCGTCGGGTATCCGCCGGAGCGAAACGCCATCGCCTTCTTCGGCATTCGAGGGATCGGCTCGTTCTACTACCTCGCCTACGGCGTGAACAACGCGGAATTCGACAGCTCGGGCATCGTCTGGTCGATCGTCGGCTTCGCCGTCCTCGTCTCGATCGTCGTCCACGGCGTCACCGCCGCGCCGGTGATGGCCGATCTCCGCCGGGAGATGCCCGCGCCGGAAGCGACGGAGTGA
- a CDS encoding universal stress protein has translation MYDEILVPTDGSPGAESAIDHALHIARQNDATLHPLYVVDPADMGDLGDEPAELRAQCSEVTQPVLEAAQEAGLKAEQHVLEGTPNERIVEYADGAPIDLIVMGTHGKSGLSRVLLGSTAERVVRNAPVPVLTIQHGSEGEAGVGNETEAA, from the coding sequence ATGTACGACGAGATTCTCGTTCCGACCGACGGCAGTCCCGGCGCCGAGTCGGCGATCGACCACGCCCTCCACATCGCTCGCCAGAACGACGCGACGCTCCACCCGCTGTACGTCGTCGACCCCGCCGATATGGGCGATCTCGGCGACGAACCGGCCGAGCTACGCGCCCAGTGCAGCGAGGTGACCCAGCCCGTCCTCGAGGCGGCCCAAGAGGCCGGTCTAAAGGCCGAACAGCACGTGCTCGAGGGGACGCCGAACGAGCGGATCGTCGAGTACGCCGACGGCGCGCCGATCGATCTCATCGTGATGGGGACCCACGGCAAGAGCGGGCTGAGCCGGGTTTTACTCGGGAGCACGGCTGAGCGGGTCGTCCGGAACGCACCGGTGCCAGTGTTGACGATTCAGCACGGGAGCGAAGGTGAGGCCGGAGTCGGCAACGAAACCGAGGCGGCGTAG
- a CDS encoding DUF7576 family protein — MTRKPDSTSTSTSLESDAARSAASTDRLERRGAVDASDGDASATAGEEAADGPLELAAAADQCRTCGATIGPRERRLSWVVETATATLEAHYCSETCLPDEPPTGSQSSAAETDAQQAPRDWSYCR, encoded by the coding sequence GTGACCCGAAAGCCCGATTCCACGTCGACATCGACCTCGCTGGAGAGCGATGCCGCCCGATCCGCGGCGAGTACCGATCGACTCGAGCGCCGCGGTGCCGTCGACGCGAGCGACGGCGACGCGTCGGCGACCGCCGGTGAGGAAGCCGCCGACGGGCCGCTCGAACTCGCTGCGGCTGCGGATCAGTGTCGGACCTGCGGCGCGACGATCGGTCCGCGCGAGCGCCGACTCAGTTGGGTCGTCGAGACGGCGACGGCGACGCTCGAGGCCCACTACTGTAGCGAGACGTGTCTCCCGGACGAGCCGCCGACGGGATCGCAGTCGTCGGCAGCGGAAACGGACGCACAGCAAGCGCCCCGCGACTGGTCGTACTGTCGCTGA
- a CDS encoding pantoate kinase: MRDEATAFVPGHITGFFSAHPDEDPTKAGSRGAGLTLTDGVEVTVEPAAGSEPTVVLEGEEIEVEPVTTVLETLDAPARVEATSDLPLGAGFGVSGALALGTALAANRVFDRKLSMNELVTIAHGAEVQAGTGLGDVVAQARGGVPIRLEPGGPQDNKLDSIPARARVEYVSFGELSTADVLSGDTEQLTEAGTEALSRVVEEPTLLSFMYASRLFAREAELLTERVSETIGDVAAVDGQASMAMLGETVFALGTGLSDAGYEPSVCATHPAGAMLK; this comes from the coding sequence ATGCGCGACGAGGCGACGGCGTTCGTTCCGGGCCACATCACCGGTTTCTTCAGCGCCCATCCGGACGAAGATCCGACGAAAGCCGGCTCGCGAGGCGCCGGCCTGACGCTCACCGACGGCGTCGAGGTGACGGTCGAACCCGCAGCGGGTTCGGAGCCGACGGTCGTCCTCGAGGGTGAGGAAATCGAGGTCGAACCAGTAACCACCGTCCTCGAGACGCTCGACGCGCCCGCGCGGGTCGAGGCGACCTCGGACCTGCCGCTGGGCGCCGGCTTCGGCGTCTCCGGGGCGCTGGCGCTGGGGACCGCGCTCGCGGCGAACCGCGTTTTCGACCGGAAGCTCTCGATGAACGAACTCGTGACGATCGCTCACGGCGCCGAAGTACAGGCGGGAACCGGACTGGGGGACGTAGTTGCGCAGGCCCGCGGCGGCGTCCCGATCCGACTCGAGCCGGGCGGTCCGCAGGACAACAAACTCGATTCGATTCCCGCGCGCGCTCGAGTGGAGTACGTCTCCTTCGGGGAACTGTCGACGGCCGACGTCCTCTCGGGCGATACCGAGCAGTTGACCGAGGCCGGTACGGAGGCGCTGTCGCGGGTGGTCGAGGAGCCGACCCTGCTATCCTTCATGTACGCGTCGCGGCTGTTCGCGCGCGAAGCCGAGTTGTTGACCGAGCGCGTGAGCGAAACGATCGGCGACGTGGCGGCCGTCGACGGCCAGGCGTCGATGGCCATGCTCGGCGAAACCGTCTTCGCGCTCGGGACGGGGCTCTCGGACGCCGGGTACGAGCCGTCCGTCTGTGCGACCCATCCGGCGGGCGCGATGCTGAAGTAG